A stretch of Arachis hypogaea cultivar Tifrunner chromosome 15, arahy.Tifrunner.gnm2.J5K5, whole genome shotgun sequence DNA encodes these proteins:
- the LOC140179296 gene encoding uncharacterized protein, whose translation MADREGCIDNIPYDCIYDDGPLGFEKNNTDTVKKVEVQDPLEEVDIGNGNYPRPTYVSKMLPDNFKKEMVEILKEYCNCFAWDYVEMPGLSRELVEHQLPLKANVKPVKQPPRRFAPEVVNGKLRVCIDFRDLNSATPKDEYPMPIADMLIDSTAGHEMLSFMDGYLGYNQIYIAEEDVSKTTFRCPGKTKVFTPLIKLKKEEEFQWKTEHQEAFDNIKQYFTNPPIMTPPRHGAPLKLYVLTSEVTIGRMLAQEDENGNERVSYYLSRVLNDVESRYSPIEKLCLALYFSCLKLKYYLIPRNVYVISKFDVLKYMLSSPILNGRLRKWMLALTEFSLHFVPARAVKGQVLADFLVDHPCIDIDESLLGSLVW comes from the exons ATGGCAGACAGAGAAGGGTGCATTGACAATATACCTTATGATTGTATATATGATGATGGTCCtttaggttttgaaaagaataacACTGACACTGTGAAAAAGGTTGAGGTGCAGGATCCTTTGGAGGAAGTAGATATTGGTAACGGTAATTATCCTAGACCAACATATGTGAGCAAGATGCTGCCTGATAATTTCAAAAAAGAAATGGTGGAGATTTTGAAGGAATATTGCAACTGTTTTGCATGGGATTATGTAGAGATGCCAGGCTTGAGTCGTGAATTAGTAGAACATCAATTGCCATTGAAAGCCAATGTTAAACCTGTCAAGCAGCCACCAAGGAGATTTGCTCCTGAAGTCGT GAATGGAAAATTAAGGGTTTGCATTGATTTTAGAGATTTAAATTCTGCAACACCAAAAGATGAATATCCAATGCCTATAGCTGATATGTTGATAGATTCTACTGCTGGTCATGAAATGTTAAGTTTTATGGATGGATATTTAGGTTATAATCAAATATACATAGCTGAAGAAGATGTGTCAAAAACAACATTTAGGTGTCCAG GAAAAACCAAGGTTTTTACGCCTCTGATCAAGTTGAAAAAAGAGGAAGAGTTCCAATGGAAAACAGAGCATCAAGAAGCTTTTGACAACATCAAGCAGTATTTTACTAATCCTCCTATTATGACACCTCCAAGGCACGGAGCACCTCTAAAACTTTACGTGTTAACTTCTGAAGTAACAATTGGTAGAATGTTGGCTCAAGAAGATGAGAATGGCAACGAGAGAGTGAGTTATTATCTAagtcgtgtgctaaatgatgttgAGAGCCGTTATTCTCCAATTGAGAAACTGTGTTTAGctttatatttttcttgtttaaaacTTAAGTACTATCTAATTCCTAGGAATGTTTATGtaatttctaagtttgatgttcttaAATATATGTTGTCTTCTCCAATATTGAATGGTAGACTACGAAAATGGATGCTGGCCTTAACGGAATTTTCTTTACATTTTGTTCCTGCAAGAGCCGTTAAGGGTCAGGTTCTAGCTGATTTCCTGGTTGATCATCCTTGTATTGACATTGATGAGAGTTTACTGGGTTCGTTGGTTTGGTGA